A part of Streptococcus porcinus genomic DNA contains:
- a CDS encoding amidase family protein, producing MKHSKHYPSRTRQTLLALLFVTASLQSGAMIGHADDSKIDNQPPVSQVEVSKQTPSESIISKTEHSPTAPLVSSEETATQSPPLATEITSPAPQPSITLDDYKTASASQLAEWARQKRVTGQQLLDFALETIKTTNPELNNVISLREPLARQESDQMVDQGQPFYKVPILVKGLGHTIAGGSNTNGLAFLKDKTSSSTSAFVKQLQKAGFIVIGQSSFPEMGWINVTNSNLYGDTHNPWQLDKNPGGSSGGSAAAVASGQVSLASASDGGGSTRIPASWSGLIGLHPTRGILEGNPSSERSNVSHFALTKSMEDTKKLFQFLLKDKAKAQQNSQHLDPSIPIAYTTKTPAGTPISQEAIAAVKDAVAFLKEQGYQTVEVPYPVDGKTMMQYYYTIAASAAPSINFMAQQTLKRPLQKDDVELLSWALYQTGKDLSKEDIDKAWTGIAGLTKQLDQFYQKYPIFLTPTTAYPTPPADYHHIPQELVAQLSDMSQLSKQEKLDLIYRQWLPAWTLTPFTQLANLTGTPSLSLPTYVTKNGLPLGLLVNSGAHNDGLLLQIGELFEKANHFHLLTAAQKGGPTNLAEEVRTGTKKTQTQQEAIPVTYQTMTFTNHASLQTNPRNLPHTNEHNPEGLTVAAYVSLFLGTLFLAGNSSKQKETH from the coding sequence ATGAAACATTCTAAGCACTATCCCTCTCGAACAAGGCAAACCCTCTTAGCCTTGTTATTCGTAACTGCCAGCCTTCAATCAGGTGCAATGATTGGCCATGCTGATGATAGCAAAATTGATAATCAGCCCCCAGTGAGCCAAGTCGAAGTTAGTAAACAAACACCGTCAGAATCAATCATTTCAAAGACCGAACACAGTCCTACAGCTCCTCTAGTCTCATCTGAAGAGACTGCTACTCAGTCACCTCCTTTAGCAACAGAAATTACAAGTCCAGCCCCACAACCCTCTATTACTCTAGACGACTATAAAACAGCCAGCGCCAGTCAATTAGCCGAATGGGCACGGCAAAAACGTGTCACAGGGCAACAATTGTTAGACTTTGCCTTAGAAACTATCAAAACCACCAACCCCGAGCTTAACAATGTGATTTCCTTACGTGAACCTTTAGCTCGTCAAGAAAGTGACCAAATGGTAGATCAAGGGCAACCCTTTTACAAAGTCCCGATTCTCGTGAAAGGCTTGGGGCATACTATTGCTGGTGGTAGTAACACTAACGGCTTAGCTTTTCTAAAGGACAAAACTAGTTCATCCACCAGTGCTTTTGTCAAACAACTTCAAAAAGCGGGCTTTATTGTCATAGGGCAATCATCTTTTCCAGAAATGGGATGGATAAATGTTACCAACTCTAACCTCTATGGAGATACACACAATCCTTGGCAACTGGACAAAAACCCCGGAGGCTCTTCTGGCGGCTCCGCGGCCGCTGTAGCATCAGGTCAAGTAAGTTTAGCCAGTGCTTCTGATGGTGGTGGCTCTACTCGTATCCCTGCTTCTTGGAGTGGCTTAATCGGCTTGCACCCAACACGTGGCATTCTAGAGGGAAATCCCTCTTCTGAACGTAGTAATGTTAGCCATTTCGCTCTGACCAAAAGTATGGAAGACACCAAAAAACTCTTCCAATTTCTCTTAAAAGATAAAGCCAAAGCACAACAAAATTCTCAACACTTAGATCCAAGTATCCCTATCGCCTACACTACAAAGACCCCAGCTGGGACTCCTATTAGCCAAGAGGCCATTGCTGCTGTCAAAGATGCTGTAGCCTTCTTAAAAGAACAAGGCTATCAAACAGTTGAGGTGCCTTATCCTGTCGATGGCAAAACCATGATGCAATATTATTACACCATTGCCGCTTCTGCTGCACCATCGATCAATTTCATGGCACAACAAACCTTGAAACGCCCACTTCAAAAAGATGATGTAGAACTCCTTTCCTGGGCACTTTATCAAACTGGGAAAGATTTGAGTAAAGAAGATATTGATAAAGCCTGGACAGGTATTGCTGGGCTAACTAAACAATTAGACCAGTTCTACCAAAAATACCCTATTTTCCTAACTCCTACCACTGCTTATCCAACACCTCCTGCTGACTACCACCATATTCCTCAAGAATTAGTAGCACAGCTCAGTGATATGTCTCAGTTAAGTAAACAAGAAAAACTAGATTTAATCTACCGCCAATGGCTCCCTGCTTGGACTCTAACACCTTTCACACAGCTTGCTAACTTGACCGGAACTCCTTCCTTGTCTTTACCAACTTATGTAACTAAAAATGGACTACCTCTTGGCCTTTTGGTGAATAGTGGCGCCCACAACGATGGACTTCTTTTACAAATAGGTGAACTATTTGAGAAAGCGAACCATTTCCACCTCTTAACTGCTGCTCAAAAAGGAGGCCCAACAAATCTAGCCGAAGAGGTACGAACTGGAACTAAAAAAACTCAGACGCAGCAAGAAGCTATCCCAGTGACCTATCAAACCATGACATTTACAAATCATGCTTCACTCCAAACCAACCCTAGAAACCTTCCTCACACCAACGAACATAATCCAGAAGGCCTCACAGTAGCTGCTTATGTTAGCCTCTTTCTTGGGACACTTTTCTTAGCAGGTAACAGCTCAAAGCAAAAAGAGACACACTAA
- a CDS encoding DUF3013 family protein translates to MAKFGFLSIIEEEMDKHFNYDYAMDWDKKNHAVEVTFVLEAQNKAAVETIDDTGEVSQEDIVFEDYVLFYNPEKSKFDKGDYLVAIPYEPRKGLSREFLQYFVEFLNDVATEGQSDLMDFLDDDTKVDFGLSWDAQAFVQGQEGLEETEFFAYPRY, encoded by the coding sequence ATGGCTAAATTTGGTTTTTTATCAATTATTGAAGAAGAAATGGATAAGCATTTTAACTATGATTATGCCATGGATTGGGATAAGAAAAACCATGCAGTGGAGGTAACTTTTGTTTTGGAAGCGCAAAACAAAGCTGCAGTGGAAACTATTGATGATACGGGAGAAGTCTCGCAAGAGGATATTGTTTTTGAGGATTATGTGCTTTTTTATAATCCTGAGAAAAGTAAGTTTGATAAGGGAGACTACTTGGTGGCCATTCCTTATGAGCCTAGGAAGGGCCTATCTCGTGAATTTTTACAGTACTTTGTAGAATTTCTCAACGATGTTGCGACTGAAGGGCAAAGCGATCTCATGGATTTCTTGGACGATGATACTAAGGTTGATTTCGGCTTAAGTTGGGATGCACAAGCTTTTGTCCAAGGTCAAGAAGGACTTGAAGAAACTGAATTCTTTGCTTATCCAAGATATTAA
- the prmA gene encoding 50S ribosomal protein L11 methyltransferase, whose amino-acid sequence MNTWQELTVTIHRDAEEAVSNILIEAGSQGVAISDSADYLGQTGRYGEIFPEVEQSDRVSVTGYFPDSMDLVALRNQLESDLEELRTSSLETGDILLSAQELAEEDWADNWKKYYEPARITHDLTIVPSWTDYKAEPEEKVIRLDPGMAFGTGTHPTTKMSLFALEQVLRGGETVIDVGTGSGVLSIASSLLGAKKIFAFDLDDIAVRVAEENIALNQETSNIQVATGDLLKGVEQKPQVIVANILADILIHLTEDAYRLLDDEGYLIMSGIISEKWDMVRKSAEDAGFFLETHMIQGEWNACVFRKTDNKSGVIGG is encoded by the coding sequence ATGAACACATGGCAAGAATTAACAGTCACGATTCATCGCGATGCTGAGGAGGCTGTATCTAATATTTTGATAGAGGCTGGTAGCCAAGGGGTAGCCATTAGTGATAGTGCGGACTATTTAGGTCAGACAGGTCGTTATGGTGAAATTTTTCCAGAGGTAGAGCAGTCTGACCGTGTATCCGTTACGGGTTATTTCCCAGATAGTATGGATTTAGTAGCCTTGCGAAACCAGCTTGAGAGTGATTTAGAAGAGTTACGGACCTCTAGTTTGGAAACTGGAGACATTTTGCTTTCTGCTCAGGAATTAGCAGAGGAAGACTGGGCTGATAATTGGAAAAAATACTATGAGCCGGCTCGCATTACGCATGATCTGACCATCGTTCCTTCCTGGACTGATTATAAGGCAGAGCCTGAGGAAAAAGTCATTCGTCTAGATCCTGGGATGGCTTTTGGAACAGGCACTCATCCGACCACCAAGATGAGTCTTTTTGCTCTGGAACAAGTTCTCCGTGGCGGTGAGACGGTCATCGATGTGGGAACTGGGTCTGGCGTCCTATCTATTGCAAGTTCTTTATTAGGAGCTAAGAAAATTTTTGCTTTTGATTTGGATGATATAGCGGTGCGTGTGGCCGAAGAAAACATTGCTTTAAATCAGGAGACGTCCAATATCCAAGTGGCTACAGGGGATCTTCTAAAAGGTGTTGAGCAGAAACCACAGGTGATTGTTGCTAATATCTTAGCAGATATTTTAATTCACTTGACAGAAGATGCCTATCGTTTGCTTGATGATGAGGGGTACTTGATTATGTCAGGTATTATTTCAGAAAAATGGGATATGGTTCGCAAGTCAGCTGAAGATGCTGGTTTCTTCTTGGAAACTCATATGATCCAAGGAGAATGGAATGCTTGCGTCTTCAGGAAAACAGATAATAAATCAGGAGTGATTGGTGGCTGA
- a CDS encoding 16S rRNA (uracil(1498)-N(3))-methyltransferase: MQQYFIKGPCQNPVIIEDKETIKHMFQVMRLTDGDQVCLVFEDGIKRLAAVSDSAAHTFTILQALDQSVELPVAVTIASGFPKGDKLEWVTQKVTELGASAIWGFPADWSVAKWDGKKLAKKQEKLLKIAQGAAEQSKRNIIPEVELFEQKSAFLRQLSGFDYVFVAYEESAKIGEQAAFATGLKACQPGDSLLFIFGPEGGLSPQEVQDFEAIGAQMIGLGPRIMRTETAPLYVLSAVSYALELAVK; encoded by the coding sequence ATGCAACAATATTTTATTAAGGGGCCTTGTCAAAACCCAGTTATTATTGAGGATAAGGAAACTATTAAACACATGTTTCAGGTTATGCGCTTGACTGATGGAGATCAGGTTTGTCTGGTCTTTGAGGATGGAATCAAGCGCTTAGCTGCTGTTTCTGATAGCGCAGCACATACATTTACTATTTTGCAAGCTTTGGATCAATCTGTCGAACTACCCGTAGCTGTAACTATTGCCTCTGGCTTTCCAAAGGGGGATAAGTTAGAATGGGTGACGCAAAAAGTGACAGAATTAGGTGCTTCTGCTATTTGGGGTTTTCCGGCGGATTGGTCAGTGGCTAAATGGGATGGCAAAAAATTGGCTAAGAAGCAAGAAAAATTGTTAAAGATAGCACAGGGTGCAGCTGAACAGAGTAAACGAAACATTATCCCAGAAGTGGAATTATTTGAACAAAAGTCAGCTTTTTTGAGGCAATTGTCCGGATTTGATTATGTTTTTGTCGCTTATGAAGAATCAGCAAAAATAGGTGAACAAGCTGCTTTTGCGACTGGCTTAAAAGCTTGTCAACCGGGTGATAGCTTGCTCTTTATCTTCGGGCCAGAAGGTGGTTTATCACCACAGGAGGTTCAAGACTTTGAAGCAATTGGTGCACAGATGATAGGCCTAGGTCCCCGGATTATGCGGACTGAAACAGCACCTTTGTATGTTTTGAGCGCGGTAAGCTACGCTTTAGAGTTAGCCGTGAAATAG